CGAAATACTCTTTCAGTTCCGGCACCAATAAACCGGTCTTGCCCAGCGGGCCAGTGGGAATCTTCCCGATGGCCTGATAGTGGTCCGCGTCGATTTCCTTGAAGACGTTTACGAACCCTTCCCCGGCGGCCGCGTAAATTCTTTGGCTTGCGGGATCGAATACCATGTCGTCGACCCCGGTAGAGATCGGAAGGTTCTGCAGCACCTTTCCGGTATTGGAATCCAGCACATTCATGTTTCCATCACGGCACGCGGCGAAGAGTCTATGGTTTTTTTNTTTTTTTCGTCCATCGCGACGGACACATTCACCTTACATGTGAGCGGCCAGACGGTGGCTACTGCCTGCTTCTCGCGATCGATCACGCCAATAGAATTCTTCTCAGTCATATTCAGAAATAATCTCGA
The sequence above is a segment of the Acidicapsa acidisoli genome. Coding sequences within it:
- a CDS encoding YncE family protein, with amino-acid sequence MNVLDSNTGKVLQNLPISTGVDDMVFDPASQRIYAAAGEGFVNVFKEIDADHYQAIGKIPTGPLGKTGLLVPELKEYFVAVPPHGTTCAEVLVFAVQ